From Camelina sativa cultivar DH55 chromosome 5, Cs, whole genome shotgun sequence:
TCATCTGGGAATCATGTTAACAGCTGCAAAATCTAACGAGTCTGAGAAAAAGATAAGCATTGACGTTCTTCTTCGCAGGACATGAAACTACATCGAATCTATTGACATGGAGTACGATGTTGCTTAGCTTGCACCAAGATTGGCAAGAGAAGATCAGGGAAGAGGTTATCAACGAATGCGGTAAAGACAAAATCCCAGATGCAGAGAACTGTTTCAAACTAAAACTGGTAAAAATACAGATTGCAAAAAGAGTTTCTTGCGGCTAAAGAGacctgtttttgttttcttgaccTAACTACAACTAATCATTGCATGCAGATGAACATGGTGTTTATGGAGTCACTTCGTCTATACGGACCAGTGGTAAAATGTGCTACGATTAGCATCAGAAGATATGAAACTAGGAAACCTCGAGATCCCTAAAGGCACGACTAAAGTCCTCCCGATCGATCACACGAGACAGCTTCTGGATCCTGTTTAGCAAGAAATCCCCTTGCTTGATTGTTGCCTGGTACTTTGCATGAGGGCGGTTAGTCTCCACAACACCTGCAACTTTGTCTATCTTGCATTGAAGGTTCCCACCAGCACTCAAGCGTGACAAGTCCCTGTAAGATTCATTTAAAGCCGGTTTTAACTTTCTATTTTATCGCTTCTAAAGAAAGAGCTGGCAAACTAAAAAGATACTAAAGAAATTCTCATTAATTTTTGCTTACTGATCAATGAAATCCACAGAAACGCCAAAGGCCTTTGCCATGGCTTCAACTGTCACAGTCTTGTAAGATTCCAAAAACTGTGAGTAACCCACCGTTCTGACTTCCCTCATGTAAAACCGAAAATGCGGGTACAAGTAATGGTCAACCTTAATCTGCTCAGCCATTCCAGCTGAGAACATACCCCAATAATGATGTtagtaaacaacaacaatgcaGACCAAGCAACGTGCATACAAAAATATGACATACTAGTCCTTGTAATAAACTCACCGAATGCTGAGAAAAACGCCTTGTACTGGCACTCAATCAAGGAGTTGAGAAATTCAGAAAGGAAGGGAATCTTCCCAAGAACGGTTAAGATCTCAGGTGCATCAACAACCTGTCAAATTAGTAGCACTATATTAGTTTCACAAAAAGATTCACATCCtccagaacaaaaaaaaaaaaacaagattcatCATTTTGAAAGTTATCCAAACTAAAAATCAGATAACTCGGAAGTAGAAGGAATGAGAAATTGACAAAAATACCATTTGCTTAAGCGAAACTCTGTCCAGAGTAACGATGCTTGTCAGGACGGTGTAGAATATAAAGGTCTCATATGGGAAAATTTCATATGTTGTGAAGGTTGATATCGAATCCAGAAATAAGGTGGCAGCCTTCTTAAAGTTTCTGGTGGACATGCAATACAAACCTTCATAGACATTCAACCGGTTCTTCCTCTCCCAGTCACCACCACCCTCTTCAAACAATCTGGCAAAGGCAAAACAGAAAGTGTTAGAACAAATGCATTAACAATGAAGCGTAGTCTCAGTGAAGGCAAATTGACAGACTACTTACTTTTTGGCTTTGTCAATGCTCTTTGACACCAAGTCGAAGTCCATAAAGAAAAAAGCAAGCTGCAATGTGTAGAACACCAAGTCCATTTTTTGCCCAACAGCTACAGTTTTCCCTTCAGTGAGTTTTAGCTGCTCCAAAGCTTTCTCCTAGATAGATAGAATTACAAaccgaataaaaaaaatttaatggcCGATCGAGGAAGTTCTCTGAACTAAAGCATAAAAACTAATGACAATGCTCACATACCTTATCACGAATCCTGATGAAATACAGAGCCTTAGCAAGATGAGCTTCACGCACTTCACTTTCACCCAAATTCTCTTCTGCGTCAGCAATCCTAAACATAGGAGAATGCAaggaaaaaatatcaaaagacaCTTAAATCATCCATCGAAgctacaaagaaacaaagagattcCCAAAATCTTTACTACACATGAACATAGAGATtcccaaaacaaacacaattcctgaaaaaaaaatccaattctACAGTGGAAACTTACTTCTCTTCAAGCTTTTTAAGCTCCTCCTCATTAGCGTTCCGAATAGAATCCATGGCAAATCAGAATAGCTTTGATACAgatttgtgagagagagagagagagagagagagagagcaaaaaaataacagaaGAGAGTTGGCTTGAGCGAGGAGTAAGAGGAAAAGCGAACACTGgtctcttccctttttttttcactgGTAGAATCTCTTAATGAAACTAGTATATAACACTTGTACCTAATTTTCATATGGACCGGCTTATTTAACTTCCTTTATGGGTGTGCTTAACTCATCTTTATCAAGTAATTGGGCTTTTACAGTCTCAATTTGGGGCCCTTAATGGGCTAATTGTGTGTGTACTTAAATGCTACatactaatatatattcataataattCATAGTAGCCAagtgagaaaacaaaactattcGTATAAATCGTATTGCCATCTTATCATGAATAAAAAGCTAAAGCAACAAAAATTTGTACAATCGGTTTTCAAATATTATGATGAAAGTCTCTATCAGAATTCATTATAGAATATGGCAAAATATGCCAAACGTAATTAAGAACTGGgatgtttatattatttgtggCTGGTTTGCCCTTTTTGAGACGATTACATGTGTAAATTATATAACGTCTGTAAATCGAGAAGATAAGATTATTGCATAAGCAATGACGTCATCTATTATACTCAAAATGTGTTCAAATGAATTCAAAAAGACAGACTCCCCCACACATCTCCTCCACTAACGATAGGCGTTTTTAGAATCCGATGTTACCTTATATCATGCATGCGTTACATTGTACTAACTTTAGTTCACAtgtaaaacaaattccattaaattatgttatattgcttttatttatttaaaaaaaaataagtgtgACACTAACTCCTATGTTTTACTAAGATCATACCTCAATTCGCAAATAAAATCCAGAACTTAATTTGTCTGTTAATCTGTATAACTCGAATAGACTTCAATAGGTTAAACAAAGATGATCATTCATAAATTTAAGAAATACTtaaaatgtttactttttagATGCTAAAGctaatatatacaatatttcctttcattgtttctttctttgatcggttacaattttattcaattctttcttcaaaacgggaataaatagaaatatttgtGCTTATCAGAAACACAAGTCACGGAACTCACACTTCAACGACACATAATAAAACTGAAACCCCCCACTTCAGAATCACAAGGCAAACTTAAACactcaaacccaaaaaaaaaaaaaaatttgcttgtTCTTTCAATGGAGCTCCTGAGCACGATCAATCTCTTAGCACTACCTCTTTTAATCCTTGTAGTTCCGAAGATATATGGAGTTTGTTGGATCCTTTTTTGGCGGCCATTGATGCTATCAAGAAGATTCAAGAAGCAAGGAATCTCAGGTCCAAAATACAGGATTTTGCATGGGAACCTCCTCGAGGTTaggaaaatgaagaaagaagctAAGCTTTCGGTTCTTGATCCTAACTCCAACGATATCGTCCCTCGCGTTTTACCTCATCTTGATCAATGGATTTCTCAATACGGtgacactctctctctctctctcatcttcctttctttagttttgttaatCACTAGACTAGTCAAAGATGCGTAACTCACAAGTTACCAAATGGTATCTTATTA
This genomic window contains:
- the LOC104784610 gene encoding 26S proteasome non-ATPase regulatory subunit 6 homolog, which translates into the protein MDSIRNANEEELKKLEEKIADAEENLGESEVREAHLAKALYFIRIRDKEKALEQLKLTEGKTVAVGQKMDLVFYTLQLAFFFMDFDLVSKSIDKAKKLFEEGGGDWERKNRLNVYEGLYCMSTRNFKKAATLFLDSISTFTTYEIFPYETFIFYTVLTSIVTLDRVSLKQMVVDAPEILTVLGKIPFLSEFLNSLIECQYKAFFSAFAGMAEQIKVDHYLYPHFRFYMREVRTVGYSQFLESYKTVTVEAMAKAFGVSVDFIDQDLSRLSAGGNLQCKIDKVAGVVETNRPHAKYQATIKQGDFLLNRIQKLSRVIDREDFSRAFRDLEVS